DNA sequence from the Ischnura elegans chromosome 8, ioIscEleg1.1, whole genome shotgun sequence genome:
AGGATAGCACCATAAGCACCACGATAATATGATGGTGTGAATGCTTGAAATCTTTCTTGACCTCCCGTGtcctgatgaaaaaataaaccataCCATTATGATATACTACTGATAATACAGGAACAGCGATCTTTTCTAGTatgcattataataattttaccaCCACCTCCCAGCCTTGAATCTATACTTATGGAGTTAGTCCATTATGgttcataatataataatgtaaaCCATAAATACTTGTTTTTTCACCTTAGGTTATAAAAATCTGGGCAATGCAAATCACTGTATAAGTAGAGAATGTGGGTGTGGAATGCTCTTGAGGTTGCATATGCTATTGTAACAGTGAGGGTTAAACATTTGGGTGTAGTAAGTAGGCATGAGGCTTTTAAGCTCATATTCAAGTCAAATTTCAAGGTGTAGAATGCATTTGCTTAAAAATCCTTCATAATGGCTAAGGATAATTGGCTTGTTcgccatttttcttcaattatagGAGAGATCGAAAATGAAAGACACCTGTATTTCTCCATTTCTCAATCTGCTACCTAATTCTTTAGCATTTCACCATTATAAATCATCTGCATTAACcctgtaaaggcctgtttacagagtacattaacacgtacgagttaatgtctgtttgcgtgaatgattttttgtggagcatgtacgaatgcatgaaccaaattagaacaggttctattttctgtgcatgcattcacacaagttgggtggttacacggtgcattttggcattgattctcacgttcatacatttagacattaacccgtacgtgttaatgtactctgtaaacaggccttaacagaTAAGGAGATGCATGCACCAGCTGAGGGGGGTCACCGCTCTTCAGCAAATCCTATTCTCCTCGCATTGCCCTAGTGCAGTCGGTAGATGACCTTACTCTTTTGAGAGATTCTGTCAGTCAATGAGCAGTTCTCCCAGAATGGGTCAATCAACCAGAACTCTAATTGCATCAGcatctcatgaaaagtgggtggaaactttcaatgtttttttctattatgaactAATGATTTAATCCACCACATTCTTGAAATGAACAACAATTTTAGGTGTGAGTTAATGACCCCTCAGGCAGCATTCCCtttcaactttaaaatattcaGCCATGGATGGCACCCCGTCCCAGATGCAATCTGTGGATTTGGGGTTAGGCCTGATAATGACTTAGATCACATATAGAATCTATTTGTCGCTAacccataatttaaaattagatacCTCGAGAAACCCTTACTCATATTTTGAGCGCGTATCCAACAGGTGTATCCACCTGTTAGCTATGCGATACATCGGAGCAGAAATATGAATTTCTAATTCACCGATTAACATATAGGCAAAATTCAGAGGCCACACTGCTGGTTCGTGAACAATTTCAAATACTTTACCCACCCATAACTCCAATGACACTTCCCGACCATTGGCAGTTACAGTTACGAAGCTCAAGTCCACTCCCACAGTTGCTTTCATTGGCCTTCCAGTATAACCGCTGCTGCCTGCTTGTATAAGACTGGACAATAAGTAATTAGGCGTAATTAGTAACATAAGCACTGATACCGGTGAAGGTAACATGATGGGCAAAAGAACAGTGATCGATTTCTTCTACGGAGTCGTTACCTTGACTTTCCCGTCTTACTTTCCcccgaaaatattatttttatcctccCATTTTGCCCCATTTCAAGAGGGAGCGAGAATAACAGAAAGGGTTACATTTGAGTTCACCCGCTATCTTAATGTTTTTAACTCTTTAACACTATCTCCAATCACCTCCAACAGATGAATGAGAGTGGGAATAAGGGCGTAGTACGTGTTATTTTCCAGTTAATATACATCACAGTATTTTCCCACAGAGCAATACCAGAGccagataaaaattaatagaaacaaTCAGCGAAAACCAAAACCCAGCTAGTTGtgcatagagtttacattactaaggaggccccactaggtggcggtagcagtcataatttgaacacgggtcccgcgcattaattcaagttccaacttttgccacttgtggcgcgaccgacactactattcctttcatttggcttgttgtcaatggcggcttatgagtgagcggctgttatcatcctctgtgagccgagaatttcaccgattttggtgtttttttttagtatttctccaccagtaagatatttacgaaatatcatgggtaaatctcggtgttttgtgcccggatgcagctcaggctacgattgggagctgagggaaaataagcggttggggatacaggaccatagcaagaatttttatcatacagactgtcccaagggtcgtgtgtcatttttgacctgtaattttagtaactttgcatggagcaatattcatgaaaattgtcacacttatggggaaaggtcctaagttttgttaagtgtaagcaaaattttacaattttgaccttttgacctcacaaagtgggtccaaaccaaaaaattgaatttgccttatggggtttcaatgttaaaaaaatcgagatagacaaaagtgtgaatttcattgaccaatatgtcaattcttaggttttcggacacgagagaaccgaaaataacacttttatttacgaatattcaaccgttgacccagtaaggccaccgtcaaggtcataagggtggcaaaaggaatagcataccaacaaaggtgtcgatccatgggttttgtagggtgcccaagtcattggtattgtccaaatacccgtattattcactaattgacctccgagggtcaccacgggggtcaaaggtcatagagttaaaagtcgggcaatcataaaaaccaaggggtcaaatcataggttttgaagggtgccaaagtcggttaggctgttcgtagatccgtattgttgatattttgacctccgaaggtcacaattggggtcaaaggtcatagagtcaaacgtcgagccatcatgacaaccaaggtgtcaaaccataggttttgaagggtgccaaagtcggttaggctgttcgtagatccgtattgttgattttttgacccccgaaggtcataatgggggtcaagggtaatagagttaaatcggcccaccatgacagcaaaagagtgtaacaatgtgttttaaagggtgcccaagtcagttttgctgtttttaaatccatattgtcgactttttattaccagcgagggtcacaatggggtcagagaggtatgttttgaaataataggaaaactaatgtccccaaccaaaggttgttttgttgtttttttcctattatttcaaaacatgcctctatgacctctgaccccattgtgaccctcgctggtaataaaaagtcgacaatatggatttgaaaacagcaaaactgacttgggcaccctttaaaacacattgttacactcttttgctgtcatggtgggccgatttaactctatgacccttgacccccattatgaccttcggaggtcaaaatatcaacaatacggatgtacgaacagcctaaccgactttggcacccttgaaaacctatggtttgacaacttggttgtcatgatggctcgacgtttgactctatgacctttgaccccaattgtgaccttcggaggtcaaaatatcaacaatacggatctacgaacagcctaaccgactttggcacccttcaaaacctatgatttgaccccttggtttttatgattgcccgacttttaactctatgacctttgacccccgtggtgaccctcggaggtcaattagtgaataatacgggtatttggacaataccaatgacttgggcaccctacaaaacccatggatcgacacctttgttggtatgctattccttttgccacccttatgaccttgacggtggccttactgggtcaacggttgaatattcgtaaataaaagtgttattttcggttctctcgtgtccgaaaacctaagaattgacatattggtcaatgaaattcacacttttgtctatctcgatttttttaacattgaaaccccataaggcaaattcaattttttggtttggacccactttgtgaggtcaaaaggtcaaaattgtaaaattttgcttacacttaacaaaacttaggacctttccccataagtgtgacaattttcatgaatattgctccatgcaaagttactaaaattacaggtcaaaaatgacacacgacccttgggacagtctgtatgataaaaattcttgctatggtcctaataccggatctgacccttccccaagtgtgcctaggtggtctggtaatgatgtcaacgagtgctcttctttatgagctgcgcaggaatcattcttaattctctaaaacataggtgtcggaagtttaaagacatggttgatatctatgggccctcaaacttaattcaggctagggaaagttaacagcgtttccttacccacttattcttcccttctctcaacgtgaattagcgtaccgattttgtgattacgtacattttcaccaccaggaaactacataaactcacggtgatagttatattttcgtggacagttgacacgaactttatttcttagcaatgaacgattgagacatggattcaaattcgccgcgtagcgtgcctcttgtgggcgtgacaaccggggctcgctacatcagcgccgctatttgatgcgatcggtgggaatcacaggaaccaagggagtggagaatcctgtgtagagtatttatgtaGTTGTGTTACCTTTGACCACAGTTTTCCCAACCCAAGCATGCATACCAACCCACATGAGCGCAGATAATCAAGTATACGCTGTGGCTTGACTGACGGTAGGAGTGtgtattatatttatcattattcagttatgcgtccattcacatcgctgattttttaatatatggcggacaagacatcaatacttagtactatatacagatgttccgcgaatcgtccctggtATACAAGTTACAGGACCTGCAATATTTAGTAATTTCTCGGCGCGAAGCTGAGattcgccggaaggtatacctgtttaaaaatcattattgctctgttatgcgtccattcatttCGCTGGATTTTTGATAGATGAAAGACAAGACATCATTACATAATACTATATACAGATATGCTGCGAATCGACCCTAATATACAAGTTACAGGACCTGCAATACTTACTATTTTCTCGCCGCAAAGCTGAGATTCTCCGGAAGGcgtaatagggaacttgcatatatttcagatataatcaatagccccaaaattatataaaaatgtatgaCTGCATACCGCggtgaaagtttttattattattttatgacgtggtttgtgatatttaatgcatcaaaattcacgagaattttcaaatgcaagtgagtagcgaaaacgcccgatgattggctggtagaaaagtgacgtcatagtgcagtacgaggaggcacggcggcatgataacagggtatttcaGTGAAACcatagacttcgtcggcgcggaaagtcgatgccgagaaatggaaaggtagctgatgtgcatctgaaatgttttatagttcataacaaagtgagacttgcgtataatattggcgaaagcgtatactcatgagaaatgtgtattcttttggcagtccggtagtcttatggtgaacttatttccacctcgaagctgacgatgatactttcaacttaaaaataccttgcctggagagcgacaggaagctctgaggaagccaggctatattaatgtttcaatttagtagcgataatatagacgaacttccagcacaatctaccatcttgtgactcaaaaacctcgaagccacttcctattctgcagaaagaatcggtcaatcgcacttcgatcaatataataaacacaacgtattcaggtgttaataagttacttttgtgatgaaatccttcctaaagtagcattaaaatgtgaatggtttccaaacagagtctttaatacattttgggagcttttctcacgatataactgaaacctactctaaaggcgagctcatcgtcattgcgatcggttgttacttaaaaattccgtatcggcaatcctagagggatgaccttcgacgatgaccatgatcacctgcactctcactatcactggaacccgtggtgaaaatatcatcccaatccaatttctatttggttttaactggggaaagtgcaacatagaactgcacattctttgggcaactttgggtctgactttccctcaaacaccccatttcccctgtggtgcacatcagtcctatctttatacgatgccatggcctgacaacctttaaatggatccttggctTACCCTggcaaccaactaaatggaaattgctgatccacacgtcttcctctatctccacagtttccaaatcaagggccgcggaacattcttcttgtgactcaactttttctgaaaagcaggcaacggcgtagaataaaatcaaagaatgctgcgattcattttttgtgaccacctctggattccattatttttctatctacaacttcctttatctttaggggtaaactatgggacaagataatgtttgaatattttcattaatttataacaaaatataagttctaaaaatacccaaaagccattttattaatccgcactgatgagtgtaaattaatgtgaaagatgaatgctgtagacgtagtagttttccctaggttgagttgcaaagttcatgaagttgacaaaacggctaatttttcggtgcgcggagtcattcattgcaactggccgtgtctacatttttcatttttttgtaataaaataaatcagaatttaggataaaatttcctttaaaatgacgtatagtccATTATTaaagcatgcagtgaagccaggatataaatttgcaaagtacagcggcacatcattttgacgccgacagtatagaagaaaacgctgtcttcttggctggcactcgaatgcatgaggatcaacgttgctctatattttcatatttcctcccttgattttaaacatcatggaattctctatgtccttccgtaactgaaattgaacaagtgccataaataatttgagcccatcgtaaccatcgagaaacacctatctcgatttttgttgagaagttgagtttttattctacggcggccgaattatcgaaaaatctcagtttcaagttattcagtcaatgaaatatggaaatattaattatattaaagttatcatCGCTCACAtggcacacgggtttatcattccgtttattataatcttattttttccgtaacgctcatcccgacagacggcatgcatcgaggcttttcttcttaTTTCCCCCGGTGGAATGCAAacgaaattttttctggggtgttattgcacagcgGAACAATGccccacttgtaatttttccttatttcacccatgttctcctttaaacgcaacgtggctcttccaaacctgcagttactgggcttggatcttggactcctactgaactatgacgtcacggccaaagattagtgggggcggtattttttagcccgcgaaactcgggagactcttgggagtcattttctagtgtataaactgaattttaagcggaaaaaagtatattgcggtactaagtgtttactgtggtatatcagcatactgtttataaaaagtatgcaatttccctaccTATtgtataatattcatcattacataCTCTGTAATGCGTCCATTCATATCCCTGGTTTTTTACTATATGGAAGACAAAAcattaatacttagtactatatacaaaTATTCCGCTAATCGTCCCTGATATACAAGTTACaggacctgcaatacgtagtaatttctcgccgcgaagctatgacttgaccgacggtatgagtttataatatttatcattactcagttatgcgtccattcatttCGCTGGTTCTTTAACATATGGCAGAGAAGACACCAATACATAgtaccagtggcggctggtggtaatttatctagggtgtgcattagagcagatataggatgatttaattatattatgttaatgctaatccatgagcatcatatttcgtcgtaatagaatacatcgCAAGCAAAACATATAACTGGCATATTAtaaccttaaaattgcatgaacagaaataatattagcatgaatgaaaataatttttctaaacacgcctttacaagtgacggtaggcgaaattcattctcctttccttacactctatgaggaagtagtgtagaaaatggccctacagatgactctgtagacggactaggatcctgggcgcaggcaGTGTACGTGGCGGCTATACccgctacaccactacactacctgcgagtcactcaccaaaaacatgcgcctgcgcactcgcatcgttttgagtctgctcccttcacccatttgaactgcatatacccccccgcatacttcgtcccgccagagcacctatagcgatcgcatagaccgaaaatgcgcctggtcaatgcctttggcccggcgcgatgccactggatcgcacacttgtagagcggtgaattcgaaaaggagatagctgtagcattCATGTTTCTAGCATGttcagacaggatttttatccttctcgttgcaaaggaatagttttcttttataatgcattcatctttgggtgtgcacttgctaacatgcgtatacgcacgcgccgccactgcataGTACTATAtgcagatattccgcgaatcgtccctgatatACAAGTAAAGGCAGACAAGAGGAAGTGGAAGTATACACAcaacgtaaattttaaaaattttattttccaaaatttttaataattgctGGTATCCACGATCGTTCAAATGTATATGGTCTCTCCTTCCGTTGATTAATCTGCAAGTAACAGAAAACCGCAATAAGAAATCTTTATTCATGTTTGTTCTCTACATGCACATAATACCCTGGAAGCCACCTCTTCCGTTTATGGCAAGGGTTGATTAAAAACCGTCATGCAGCATGCAAGTCGACTTCCACATGCACTCCACGCAGTCCAGACCACGTCAAAATGACGAAATGTTTGAGGTGGTTCAAACATATGgatggtgtgtgtgtgtgcgtagGCCCACAAATGTTTATGGAAAAGGTAATTCCAGTCATGTAGGCCTCATTTTGTTGTTACATCGCATTAAGGTAATTACAGCGCATACGTAGTATATCGCAGGGTTAAACATTGTCATAAATCCATTGTATGTACATGCATATACGGTACCCAGAAGCGGCATACTGTTATTTTACAATGTCTCGACTCATGACTCATAGGAGAATTTTTCCAATGTTGTGGTACTTACGACTCATAATTCTCATGGTCAAATAATCCTCCCGTCCCAATTACCCGGATGCTTTCTGTAATGCGGAGAAAGAAATCATTATTACCCACTGGATATTCCTCGATTGCAATTGTTATTGACAGCTTTCAGCGTTAAAATCCGCAATGAAGGGTGGGGAAAAAGGAAGGTAGACTTACCTCGCTCCCACCCCCGCAACCACCTGTTATATGATTTCAGCCTCATTCGGGAGGCTATCGTCTCCGTCAGGCGGGGGGCCGGGAAAACTTCTACTACAACTACATCCCGGCATCCCCGCCTCAACAGCTCCCGAATGAGGCTGTAAAAAGCGGCTTTCATCCTGCGGATGCTTGTGCCCTGTGGAAAAAGCGAAGTACGGATTGAATAACTTATTGTTATCAATAAGTTCACAAGTTAAGTAATACAGACTGGTATCCAAAAACTCACATTCCTGAGGTCATCGGTGCCGATTATTATAATCGTTCGCTCTGGTACCTCAGCCGCCGACACTACCTCCTGGAGGAGATGGAGGACGTGGGCCCCACTCCTCGCCAGGCCAATCCGCCGGGGAAACCCTGGGGGCGTAGGAATGGCAGCGTGAATACAAGTACTTTCTAAGGCTTCCGCAACATGTTTTCCAATGTAAAGAATTAATTGTCACTTACTTCCCTCTAGGGGATATCCTAGTCTTTCCCCCAGGCGGACGGCATGGTTGTCCCCCATCAACTGATAGCCCCAGAGGTAGGCCGGCATCTGAAAAGAAGGGCAAGAAGAGTTGAAATGTACAGATCACATCTACCCCACACATCTTCACCTTTCCCTCACCATTCCTCCTCATGCAGTTACACGGTAGGATATTACAACAACGAATGGAGCGACAAGTCTCGCAATGCGATAAGTTAACCATAAATTCATTCATCGACGTGAGCCGCAAATCCGTTGGAAGAGTCGCAGTCTGTGTTCCGCAGAGTTGGGTCGTAAAACCGGCGATTGACATACCTTCATAACTCTGTGAATGGAATGGCAGTCAAATATTATTTACACATACCCATTGCTTTGGCCAGGCAAATGCTTCATCGTTTCATCCTGCGATTGTACTGTGTTCATAAGGGTTCACGCCACAGGCGGTAGATTATTAAGCAATTGTTTCCATGAAGAGAGCGGAGTCTCCACAAAGGTAGTGAAACaactagacgcgcaaaacttattaatgggaactcaacattgatccgttccagcaaagatatagatgaactaacgaatgaccttgctgctatccaagcttggtgcgatgcttggcagttagaattaaatttcgaaaaacgcgtcgtaatgaatttctggaagaagaattactccctacagcgtaactatatcattcggggcacccaattaaatgcagttgaatccgtgaaatatctaggcgttagactcaataatgatctatcgtggaataaacatattcgagaaataaccggtcaagctaatcgtaacatgggttttgttaaaagaatattaggaaagtgcgacgacaaagtgagagaaattagctacttttccctcgttagaccacatttggaatacgctgccagtgtttgggaccctcatgaaaaaggcttaataacagagttagaacgcgtgcaaagaagagctgccaggtatgtgaaaggtcgttacgatagtcttgttagtgtaactgacctcttagataaactcggatgggaatctctgtcggaccgtagattgaaaaataaactaaaccttttagataaattcaagagcagtgtcttttctgacgaagttaaccatatcttgcggacgccaacgtactacggaagagcagatcatataaataaaataagagagatagaatgcagagcagacagattccgaatgtcattttttcctcgattaaaaagagattataacggcagcaatagacctcgtaaatagattgcatgacttgtagtgtagcctactaacctatgtaaaacttaatgcatgtttctgaatttcaattctatattctatttctaacagcatatagcagTATAGTTTGTTGTTAtacaggacgttttttggacggtgtggtgtgcatgtgggagtccaaatgcatgctgcatgctggtgattgatcaccccctgccaaacaccctagaggtggctcgcagggtattatgtagatgtagtggaCGCTGGCAAACGTCACTTGTATGAGGAGCCAAATGTGGGCTGCATTCGCGACAAAATCTAAAGAGAAATTTTTCGCAGGCAAGTGTTCCTCAGGAAGCATTTGCCTGTTACACCCTCTCGCCGCGTTGAGGCAGCATTGGGATAAGAGAGGGTCATGCTCAAGCAAAACAAGAAACATGCGTATGATAATACAATGCGGGGTTAGTGCAATAACTGCTGAAATGCCCCCTATCGCCGCGCTGAGGCAGCTTTGAGGTTCATCTAGATCTACGTAACACCACGCGgtccacctatagggtgtttagcagggggtgccCTCACGGGGAAAATTTTATGCGGTGCAGAACGAACGAAGTGTCTCTAGAACGCGACGACctgtcaggggcggatccaggatttctttctgggaggggcacaagcaaggccgtatccaggattttggtcagggggggcacaaggatacctcgtcatacaaaacgaacgaaatgataatgggaccgtattaaaaatctagcatatttttaagggtctggggggggcacgtgcccccgtgcccccccccctggatccgcctatgcgaCCTGTCATTCATGTGTATGAACGAGTTTCGGGAAGGCCTATCCACCGAATTAAGCAGCAGATAGGCGGCAGAAAAAATGTAGGGACGCGACATAGAAATAACACAGGCTAACAATTACCAAAACTTTTTCCCTGAACGTACCTAATTGTAAtatatataaacgacattggcgaagtagtgcagagtaagttacgattatttgcagacgacgctgtagtttacagagaaatccgttccagcaaagatatagatgaactaacgaatgaccttgctgctatccaagcttggtgcgatgcttggcagttagaattaaatttggaaaaatgcgtcgtaatgaatttctggaagaagaataactccctacagcgtaactatatcattcggggcactcagttaaaggcagttgaatccgtgaaatatctaggggttagactcaataatgatctatcgtggaataaacatattcgagaaataaccggtcaagctaatcgtaaaatgggttttgttaaaagaatattaggaaagtgcgacgacaaagtgagagaaattagctacttttccctcgttagaccacatttggaatacgctgccagtgtttgggaccctcatgaaaaaggcttaataacagagttagaacgcgttcaaagaagagctgccaggtatgtaaaaggtcgttacgatagtcttgttagtgtaactgacctcttagataaactcggatgggaatctctgtcggaccgtagattgaaaaataaactaaaccttttagataaattcaagagcagtgtcttttctgacgaagttaaccatatcttgcggacgccaacgtactacggaagatcagatcatataaataaaataagagagatagattatagaacagacagattccgaatgtcattttttccacgatcgataagagattataacggcagcaatagaactcgtaaatagattgcatgacttgtagtgtagcctactaacctatgtaaaacttaatgcatgtttctgaatttcaattctatattctatttctaacagcatatagtagtatagtttgttgttatacaggacgttttttggacggtgtggtgtgcatgtgggagtccaaatgcatgctgcatgctggtgattgatcaccccctgccaaacaccctacatctacatctacatctacaaattaccctgcgagccacctctagggtgtttggcagggggtgatcaatcaccagcatgcagcatgcatttggactcccacatgcacaccacaccgtccaagaaacgtcccgtataataacaaactatactactatatgctgttagaaatagaatatagaatagaaattcagaaacatgcagtaagttttaaataggttagtaggctacaccgcaagtcatgcaatctatttacgcgctctattgctgccgttataatctcttattgatcgtggaaaaaatgacattcggaatctgtctgttctgcaatctatctctcttattttatttatatgatctgatcttccgtagtacgttggcgtccgcaagatatggttaacttcgtcagaaaagacactgctcttgaatttatcaaaaaggtttagtctat
Encoded proteins:
- the LOC124164412 gene encoding uncharacterized protein LOC124164412, which gives rise to MPAYLWGYQLMGDNHAVRLGERLGYPLEGRFPRRIGLARSGAHVLHLLQEVVSAAEVPERTIIIIGTDDLRNGTSIRRMKAAFYSLIRELLRRGCRDVVVVEVFPAPRLTETIASRMRLKSYNRWLRGWERESIRVIGTGGLFDHENYESLINGRRDHIHLNDRGYQQLLKILENKIFKIYVVCILPLPLVCLYLYIRDDSRNICI